In the genome of Pseudomonas putida, one region contains:
- the mltF gene encoding membrane-bound lytic murein transglycosylase MltF: MFALTALRQRCARWLFATGLFLLLGACVEKPSTLERVKEDGVLRVITRNSPATYFQDRNGETGFEYELVKRFADDLGVKLEIETADSLDELFDQLGKPSGPVLAAAGLVSSEKRKTQARFSHPYLEVTPQVIYRNGRSRPTNVKGLIGKKIMVLKGSSHADQLAELKKQNPALEYEESDAVEVVDLLRMVDEGQIDLTLVDSNELAMNQVYFPNVRVAFDLGDSRDQRWAVAAGEDNSLLNEVNEFLDKSQKNGTLQRLKDRYYGHVDVLGYVGAYTFAQHLQQRLPKYEKHFRATAKTEQVDWRLLAAIGYQESMWQPEVTSKTGVRGLMMLTQRTAQAMGVSNRLDPKQSIQGGAKYFMVVKDQLDESIKEPDRTWFALAAYNVGSGHLDDARMLAKREGLNPNKWLDVKKMLPRLSQKQWYRKTRYGYARGGEPVHFVANIRRYYDILTWVTQPQLEGQMAEGNLHVPGVNKDKPAEQPSPM; encoded by the coding sequence ATGTTCGCCCTCACTGCTTTGCGCCAGCGCTGCGCCAGATGGCTCTTCGCAACCGGACTCTTCCTGCTGCTCGGTGCCTGTGTTGAAAAACCCAGCACCCTCGAGCGCGTCAAGGAGGACGGCGTGCTGCGCGTTATAACCCGCAACAGTCCGGCCACCTATTTCCAGGACCGCAACGGTGAAACCGGCTTCGAATACGAGCTGGTCAAGCGTTTCGCCGACGACCTGGGCGTGAAGCTCGAAATCGAAACCGCCGACAGCCTCGATGAACTGTTCGACCAGTTGGGCAAGCCGTCCGGCCCGGTGCTGGCCGCCGCCGGATTGGTCAGCAGCGAAAAACGCAAGACCCAGGCGAGATTCTCCCACCCCTATCTGGAAGTGACCCCGCAGGTCATCTACCGCAATGGCCGCTCACGCCCCACCAACGTCAAGGGGCTCATCGGCAAGAAGATCATGGTGCTCAAGGGCAGCAGCCACGCCGATCAACTGGCCGAACTGAAAAAGCAGAACCCTGCCCTGGAATACGAAGAGTCCGACGCGGTCGAGGTCGTTGACCTCCTGCGCATGGTCGATGAAGGTCAGATCGACCTGACCCTGGTGGACTCCAACGAACTGGCGATGAACCAGGTCTACTTCCCCAATGTCCGGGTGGCCTTCGACCTCGGTGACTCCCGCGATCAACGCTGGGCGGTCGCCGCCGGCGAGGACAACAGCCTGCTCAACGAGGTCAACGAGTTTCTCGACAAGTCGCAGAAGAACGGCACCCTTCAGCGCCTGAAGGATCGCTACTACGGCCATGTCGACGTCCTCGGCTATGTGGGCGCCTACACGTTCGCCCAGCACCTGCAGCAGCGCCTGCCCAAGTACGAGAAGCACTTTCGCGCCACCGCCAAGACCGAGCAGGTGGACTGGCGCTTGCTGGCCGCGATCGGTTATCAGGAGTCCATGTGGCAGCCGGAAGTCACCTCCAAGACCGGCGTACGCGGCCTGATGATGCTGACCCAACGCACTGCCCAGGCCATGGGCGTGTCCAATCGCCTGGATCCGAAGCAGAGCATCCAAGGCGGTGCCAAGTACTTCATGGTGGTCAAGGACCAGCTCGACGAGAGCATCAAGGAGCCCGATCGCACCTGGTTCGCCCTGGCCGCCTACAACGTCGGCAGTGGCCACCTGGACGATGCCCGCATGCTGGCCAAGCGCGAAGGCCTGAACCCGAACAAATGGCTGGACGTGAAGAAGATGCTGCCGCGCCTGTCGCAGAAGCAGTGGTACCGCAAGACGCGCTACGGCTACGCCCGCGGCGGCGAACCGGTGCACTTCGTGGCCAACATCCGCCGCTACTACGACATCCTCACCTGGGTGACCCAGCCGCAGCTCGAAGGCCAAATGGCCGAAGGCAATCTGCACGTGCCGGGGGTCAACAAGGACAAGCCGGCCGAACAGCCATCGCCGATGTAA
- the tadA gene encoding tRNA adenosine(34) deaminase TadA: MRPQIIDRSRDQEFMQLALALAAQGAAMGEVPVGAVLVQHGQVIGQGFNRPITDSDPSAHAEMVAIRAAAKAASNYRLPGSTLYVTLEPCSMCAGLIVHSRIARVVYGALEPKAGIVQSQGQFFTQGFLNHRVMFEGGVLAEACGQILSDFFKARRAKG, translated from the coding sequence ATGCGTCCGCAGATCATCGATCGCAGCCGCGATCAGGAGTTCATGCAACTGGCCCTGGCCCTCGCCGCACAGGGCGCTGCGATGGGCGAGGTGCCGGTTGGCGCGGTGCTGGTGCAGCATGGCCAGGTGATCGGGCAGGGCTTCAACCGTCCGATCACCGACAGCGATCCCAGTGCGCACGCCGAGATGGTGGCCATCCGCGCTGCCGCGAAGGCTGCCAGCAACTACCGACTGCCCGGCAGCACGCTGTACGTGACGCTGGAGCCGTGCAGCATGTGCGCGGGGCTGATCGTGCATTCGCGCATTGCCCGGGTGGTATATGGCGCGCTGGAGCCCAAGGCCGGGATCGTGCAGAGCCAGGGGCAGTTCTTTACCCAGGGTTTCCTGAACCACCGGGTGATGTTCGAGGGCGGGGTGCTGGCCGAGGCGTGCGGGCAGATCCTGAGCGATTTCTTCAAGGCCCGGCGGGCCAAGGGGTGA
- a CDS encoding multicopper oxidase family protein, with protein MSFTRRQMLKGLTGLVVVGLGAGGAARYWLGKVEDENAGHDYELIAAPLDVELVPGFKTEAWAFGPSAPGTELRVRQGTWLRVRFINHLPVETTIHWHGIRLPLEMDGVPFVSQLPVKPGEFFDYKFRVPDAGSYWYHPHVSSSEELGRGLVGPLIVEEREPTGFRHERTLSLKNWHVDEQGAWLPFSIPREAARNGTAGRLITINGQADSVTELPAGQVVRVRLLNLDNTWTYRINLKGNCEARVYALDGNPVTPRVLEDDYWLGPGMRICLAIRIPEAGEEVSLRDGFVRLGTLRSVASNEAPGDWPKALPANPIAEPDMENAEKLNFNFEWAGKVSVGAESGRPPSLWQINGQAWDITDKTCADRPIATLKKGNSYIFEFKNMTQYQHPIHLHGMSFKVIASNRRKIVEPWFTDTYLLGKNERAQVALVADNPGTWMFHCHVIDHMETGLMAAIAVV; from the coding sequence ATGTCCTTTACCCGTCGACAAATGCTCAAGGGCCTGACCGGCCTGGTGGTGGTTGGTCTGGGCGCCGGGGGCGCGGCACGTTACTGGCTGGGCAAGGTCGAGGATGAGAACGCCGGACACGACTATGAGCTGATCGCCGCCCCGCTGGACGTCGAGCTGGTGCCGGGCTTCAAGACCGAGGCCTGGGCCTTTGGCCCCTCGGCGCCAGGGACTGAGTTGCGGGTGCGTCAGGGGACCTGGCTGCGGGTGCGTTTCATCAACCACCTGCCCGTGGAGACGACCATCCACTGGCATGGCATTCGCCTGCCGCTGGAAATGGACGGCGTGCCCTTCGTCTCGCAATTGCCGGTCAAGCCGGGCGAGTTCTTCGACTACAAGTTCCGCGTGCCCGATGCTGGCAGCTACTGGTATCACCCACACGTCAGCAGCTCCGAGGAACTGGGGCGAGGCCTGGTCGGTCCGCTGATCGTCGAGGAGCGTGAGCCCACCGGGTTCCGGCATGAGCGCACGTTGAGCCTGAAGAACTGGCACGTGGACGAGCAGGGTGCCTGGTTGCCGTTCAGCATTCCCCGCGAAGCTGCGCGCAATGGTACGGCCGGGCGCCTGATCACCATCAATGGCCAGGCTGACTCGGTCACGGAGCTGCCGGCGGGGCAGGTGGTACGGGTGCGCCTGCTGAATCTGGACAACACCTGGACCTACCGCATCAACCTCAAAGGCAACTGTGAGGCGCGGGTGTATGCACTCGATGGTAACCCCGTCACCCCACGGGTGCTGGAGGACGACTACTGGCTCGGCCCAGGCATGCGTATCTGCCTGGCGATCCGCATTCCCGAGGCGGGCGAGGAGGTTTCCTTGCGTGACGGCTTCGTGCGGTTGGGGACCTTGCGTTCGGTCGCCAGCAATGAGGCGCCGGGCGACTGGCCCAAGGCGCTGCCGGCCAATCCCATCGCCGAACCGGACATGGAGAATGCCGAGAAGCTCAACTTCAATTTCGAATGGGCCGGCAAGGTGTCGGTGGGCGCCGAGAGCGGTCGACCGCCAAGCCTGTGGCAGATCAATGGCCAGGCCTGGGACATCACCGACAAGACCTGTGCCGATCGCCCGATCGCCACGCTCAAGAAGGGCAACAGCTACATCTTCGAATTCAAGAACATGACCCAGTACCAGCACCCGATTCACCTGCATGGCATGAGTTTCAAGGTGATCGCTTCAAATCGCCGGAAGATCGTCGAGCCTTGGTTCACCGACACCTACCTGCTGGGCAAGAACGAACGTGCCCAGGTGGCGCTGGTGGCCGATAACCCTGGCACTTGGATGTTCCATTGCCATGTGATCGACCACATGGAAACCGGCCTGATGGCCGCGATCGCGGTGGTCTGA
- a CDS encoding dermonecrotic toxin domain-containing protein, producing MTERHIFQDFSNEVTASRHETGEPLLLKDFVSQQAVDYPSPRKFSHDVAKAYVLQMLELDIDPDELFITTLYIDAWDEGDQRANIASSMTLTDALMRNWQQQGDGSLFSHLGTLEDFRLEGYPTVIAEAPLPLDDCFAYEAIYRKTTPQRFSSDTQVRLDPKSFKRFAWEVDLQAKYLKHLNEFWRSHERGYNLLIKASMLRAAFVQHEEGSLTLSDKQMVLRAMGLPASSAWETLTYEVFEQGALDQEIVSIRELLVYRYTASDIIVFKDEQSGRLVVYIPGNSSPLHGFEDMAAFCDWFALQCRFTQRRTVLEGHFKAEDDPDGIFVSGLKTVLLGLGAFPSWHVGNYSRWNPHDEITLGPAIHPWPFTHFKNNLKSRLQSDALRLIRSRAAYNQALAGEVLSTALTVTSIVAMAVPALWLPVAAMSAALIGLGADEVANSIVEDQAQGKRRIIFGILNAVPATLEIAKVAGAAARIGDAVAPGAADEIGQKASTLTPQEQVENAATTEQLEQELANQREEHASESTDERRVRREHEEAQRLARAKLHAQTFDSVKAFGIEPDGLRSLSPQLREELAKFEYNAPLGDGGKWVVDDFGAVYQETDEASGAIRRYARVHAKLYRVERIERAGQYRIISSNEANIEGPYLKRLKGFYSDIDVKPGLRGGESLIEVAPDTEPAPDVLKPGITLVRAHPLVQIEVPMDGIEIRPAFEEEQQIDTYYAMNTARGTRVTFDADIGGWKSYDGKVHWLNNKGVWKQGSVKSFLAVRSSLRFGVRYEVYTFPRIPGISQEARAINREVHQIWLGTQGPRTGLIDTMKANIRANPSLKFTLHLDVDNAAFTGELDRLKQAFAEFPNMAVSELGDEPFFSRFLTDDETVVPYRYFRSGQGQNLAAASDILRYRLIHEYGGIYMDCDDVMVGSFEAVELNAGPDDVLTGGAVSSPRMGFYGPGNSHFASHAGNPVLQEIQQAAYRRWIDEIDALRELEASRTVGADGTNPYMRKIFAISGPQMFLDTLKRLRPDYADLLDDVLKPRAGMRSLTYLEFRDAAIDFYAPFGRRLKIRAGAENSWSSTAAQASH from the coding sequence ATGACCGAACGACACATTTTTCAGGATTTCTCTAACGAAGTAACAGCCTCCAGGCACGAGACGGGCGAGCCCTTGTTGTTGAAGGACTTTGTGAGCCAGCAGGCGGTGGACTACCCGTCGCCTCGCAAATTCTCCCACGACGTGGCCAAGGCCTATGTACTGCAAATGCTGGAGCTGGATATCGACCCAGACGAGCTGTTCATTACGACCTTGTATATCGATGCCTGGGATGAGGGCGATCAACGCGCGAACATCGCATCGTCCATGACCTTGACCGATGCTCTGATGCGAAACTGGCAGCAACAGGGTGATGGCAGCCTTTTTAGCCATCTTGGAACACTGGAGGACTTCAGGCTCGAAGGTTATCCCACGGTCATCGCCGAAGCGCCGCTTCCACTGGATGATTGTTTCGCCTACGAAGCCATCTACCGTAAAACCACGCCTCAGCGCTTTTCAAGCGATACACAGGTTCGTCTGGATCCGAAGTCATTCAAACGCTTTGCCTGGGAGGTGGATCTGCAGGCGAAGTACCTGAAGCATTTGAATGAGTTCTGGCGCTCTCATGAGCGCGGCTACAACTTGTTGATCAAGGCGTCGATGCTAAGGGCCGCCTTTGTCCAGCATGAAGAAGGGTCGCTGACGCTCAGTGATAAGCAAATGGTGCTCAGGGCCATGGGGCTGCCCGCATCCAGCGCTTGGGAAACGCTGACTTACGAGGTCTTCGAGCAAGGCGCTCTGGATCAAGAGATCGTCAGCATTCGCGAACTTCTGGTTTATCGCTATACAGCCAGCGACATCATCGTTTTCAAGGATGAACAGTCCGGTCGGCTAGTGGTGTATATCCCCGGGAACTCTTCCCCGCTGCATGGCTTTGAGGACATGGCGGCGTTCTGCGACTGGTTCGCCTTGCAGTGCAGGTTCACGCAGCGGCGCACGGTCCTGGAAGGGCATTTCAAGGCCGAAGACGACCCGGACGGGATATTCGTGTCAGGCCTCAAGACCGTACTGCTGGGGCTGGGGGCTTTCCCCTCTTGGCATGTGGGCAATTACTCCCGTTGGAATCCGCACGATGAAATCACCCTGGGCCCTGCTATTCATCCTTGGCCGTTCACGCACTTTAAAAACAATCTGAAAAGCCGCCTGCAGTCCGATGCATTGCGGCTGATTCGAAGCCGTGCTGCTTACAATCAAGCGCTCGCCGGGGAGGTGTTGTCCACCGCCTTGACCGTCACGAGTATTGTCGCAATGGCAGTACCGGCGCTCTGGCTACCCGTGGCAGCGATGTCCGCTGCGCTGATCGGCTTGGGGGCCGATGAGGTCGCCAACAGTATCGTCGAGGATCAGGCGCAAGGCAAACGCCGCATCATCTTTGGCATTCTCAACGCCGTGCCAGCCACCCTTGAGATTGCCAAGGTGGCGGGTGCTGCGGCGCGGATAGGAGATGCGGTCGCTCCAGGAGCGGCGGACGAAATCGGGCAAAAGGCAAGTACGCTCACCCCTCAGGAACAGGTGGAAAATGCCGCCACGACTGAACAGCTGGAGCAAGAGCTTGCCAATCAACGGGAAGAGCATGCCAGTGAGTCGACCGATGAGCGAAGGGTGCGTCGCGAACATGAGGAGGCGCAAAGGCTGGCGCGTGCGAAGCTCCATGCTCAAACCTTTGACAGTGTGAAAGCCTTTGGGATCGAGCCCGATGGTCTTCGCTCGCTGTCCCCCCAACTGCGCGAGGAACTTGCCAAGTTCGAATACAACGCGCCGCTGGGCGACGGTGGCAAATGGGTGGTGGATGACTTCGGCGCTGTCTATCAGGAAACCGACGAAGCGTCCGGTGCTATCAGGCGGTACGCGCGGGTGCATGCCAAGTTGTACCGTGTCGAGCGCATCGAGCGCGCGGGGCAGTACAGAATCATTTCATCAAACGAGGCAAATATCGAAGGCCCTTACCTCAAGCGACTGAAGGGTTTTTACTCTGATATCGATGTCAAACCTGGCCTGCGCGGTGGCGAGAGTCTTATCGAGGTCGCGCCGGATACTGAACCTGCGCCCGACGTTCTCAAACCGGGCATTACCTTGGTGCGAGCGCACCCTCTGGTGCAGATCGAAGTGCCCATGGACGGTATTGAAATACGTCCCGCCTTCGAAGAGGAACAACAGATAGACACGTATTACGCCATGAACACCGCCAGAGGTACGCGCGTCACCTTCGATGCCGATATCGGGGGGTGGAAATCCTATGATGGGAAGGTCCACTGGTTGAACAATAAAGGCGTCTGGAAACAGGGCAGTGTGAAGTCATTTCTAGCGGTCAGGTCATCGCTTCGGTTCGGCGTACGTTATGAGGTATACACCTTTCCCCGTATTCCAGGCATTTCGCAGGAGGCTCGGGCAATCAACCGGGAAGTTCATCAGATCTGGTTGGGTACGCAGGGGCCCAGGACCGGATTGATAGATACGATGAAGGCGAATATCCGTGCAAATCCCAGCTTGAAGTTCACCTTGCATCTGGACGTCGACAACGCAGCCTTTACCGGTGAACTGGATCGGTTGAAACAAGCGTTCGCGGAGTTTCCCAACATGGCGGTTTCAGAGCTGGGGGATGAGCCTTTTTTCTCCAGGTTTCTCACCGATGATGAAACGGTGGTGCCCTATCGTTACTTTCGCAGTGGTCAGGGGCAAAACCTGGCGGCTGCCTCGGACATCTTGAGGTATCGCCTGATTCACGAATACGGCGGTATCTACATGGATTGCGACGACGTCATGGTGGGGTCGTTCGAAGCGGTCGAGCTCAACGCTGGCCCGGATGACGTTTTGACGGGTGGGGCGGTCTCGTCGCCGAGAATGGGCTTTTACGGCCCGGGCAACAGTCACTTTGCAAGTCACGCCGGTAACCCTGTCCTGCAGGAGATCCAGCAGGCGGCCTATCGACGTTGGATCGATGAGATCGACGCGCTGCGTGAGTTGGAGGCTTCGCGTACCGTCGGCGCTGACGGCACCAATCCCTATATGCGCAAGATCTTTGCAATCAGTGGTCCTCAAATGTTCCTCGACACGCTCAAGCGCTTGCGTCCGGACTACGCCGATCTGTTGGACGATGTCTTGAAGCCTAGAGCAGGGATGCGCTCTCTGACGTATCTCGAATTTCGAGATGCGGCTATCGACTTCTACGCCCCCTTCGGCAGACGGTTGAAAATCCGTGCCGGGGCGGAGAACTCCTGGTCTTCGACGGCGGCGCAGGCGAGCCACTGA
- the guaA gene encoding glutamine-hydrolyzing GMP synthase: protein MALDIHAHRILILDFGSQYTQLIARRVREIGVYCELHPFDMDDEAIREFNPRGIILAGGPESVHEANSPRAPQAVFDLNVPLLGICYGMQTMAEQMGGKVEGSDLREFGYARVDVVGKSRLLDGIEDHVDDDGVLGLDVWMSHGDKVTQMPGDFHVLASTPSCPIAGMFDDTRGYYGVQFHPEVTHTKQGGRILSRFVQDICGCEALWTPSNIVEDAIAQVREQVGSANVLLGLSGGVDSSVVAALLHRAIGDQLTCVFVDNGLLRLHEGDQVMAMFKENMGVKVIRADAEQQFLDNLAGESDPEKKRKIIGRTFIDVFDAEASKLENIQFLAQGTIYPDVIESAGAKSGKAHVIKSHHNVGGLPEEMNLKLVEPLRELFKDEVRKIGLELGLPYDMVYRHPFPGPGLGVRILGEVKKEYADLLRRADHIFIEELRKADWYHKTSQAFVVFQPVKSVGVVGDGRRYAWVVALRAVETVDFMTARWAHLPYELLETVSGRIINEIDGISRVTYDVSSKPPATIEWE, encoded by the coding sequence ATGGCCCTCGACATTCACGCTCACCGCATCCTGATCCTCGATTTCGGTTCCCAGTACACCCAGTTGATCGCCCGCCGCGTGCGCGAGATCGGTGTCTACTGCGAACTGCACCCGTTCGACATGGACGATGAAGCGATCCGCGAATTCAACCCGCGCGGCATCATCCTCGCTGGCGGCCCCGAGTCGGTCCACGAAGCCAACAGCCCGCGCGCACCGCAAGCGGTCTTCGACCTGAACGTTCCGCTGCTGGGCATCTGCTACGGCATGCAGACCATGGCCGAGCAGATGGGCGGCAAGGTCGAAGGCTCCGACCTGCGCGAGTTCGGCTATGCCCGCGTTGACGTAGTCGGCAAGAGCCGCCTGCTCGACGGCATCGAAGACCACGTCGATGACGACGGCGTACTGGGCCTGGACGTGTGGATGAGCCACGGCGACAAGGTCACCCAGATGCCAGGCGACTTCCACGTGCTGGCCAGCACTCCGAGCTGCCCGATCGCTGGCATGTTCGACGACACCCGCGGCTACTACGGCGTGCAGTTCCACCCGGAAGTGACCCACACCAAGCAGGGCGGTCGCATCCTGTCCCGCTTCGTTCAGGACATCTGCGGCTGTGAAGCCCTGTGGACTCCGTCCAACATCGTTGAAGACGCCATCGCCCAGGTTCGCGAGCAGGTTGGTTCGGCCAACGTGCTGCTGGGCCTGTCCGGCGGTGTCGACTCCTCGGTGGTCGCCGCGCTGCTGCACCGCGCCATCGGCGACCAGCTGACCTGCGTCTTCGTCGACAACGGCCTGCTGCGTTTGCACGAAGGCGACCAGGTCATGGCCATGTTCAAAGAGAACATGGGTGTCAAGGTGATCCGTGCCGATGCCGAGCAGCAGTTCCTCGACAACCTGGCTGGCGAATCGGACCCGGAGAAGAAGCGCAAGATCATCGGTCGCACCTTCATCGACGTGTTCGATGCCGAAGCCAGCAAGCTGGAGAACATCCAGTTCCTGGCCCAGGGCACCATCTACCCGGACGTGATCGAGTCCGCTGGCGCCAAGAGCGGCAAGGCCCACGTGATCAAGTCGCACCACAACGTCGGCGGCCTGCCGGAGGAAATGAACCTCAAGCTGGTCGAACCACTGCGTGAGCTGTTCAAGGACGAAGTGCGCAAGATCGGTCTGGAACTGGGCCTGCCGTACGACATGGTCTACCGCCACCCGTTCCCGGGTCCAGGCCTGGGCGTGCGCATCCTGGGTGAAGTGAAGAAGGAATACGCCGACCTGCTGCGTCGCGCCGACCATATCTTCATCGAAGAACTGCGCAAGGCCGATTGGTACCACAAGACCAGCCAGGCATTCGTGGTGTTCCAGCCGGTCAAGTCGGTTGGCGTCGTTGGCGATGGCCGTCGCTACGCCTGGGTCGTCGCCCTGCGCGCCGTCGAAACCGTGGACTTCATGACCGCTCGCTGGGCGCACCTGCCATACGAGCTGTTGGAGACCGTCAGCGGCCGTATCATCAACGAAATCGACGGCATCTCCCGCGTCACCTACGACGTGTCGAGCAAGCCGCCAGCCACCATCGAGTGGGAATGA
- the guaB gene encoding IMP dehydrogenase, translated as MLRISQEALTFDDILLVPGYSEVLPNEVSLKTRLTRGIELNIPLVSAAMDTVTEARLAIAMAQEGGIGIIHKNMTIEQQAAEVRKVKKFEAGVVKDPITIDADATVRDLFDLTRLNNISGVPVLENGDLVGIVTSRDVRFESRLDAKVREVMTPKERLVTVREGANKNEVRELLHKHRLEKVLIVDDKFSLKGMMTVKDIEKAKAYPLASKDDQGRLRVGAAVGTGKDTGERVAALVAAGVDVVVVDTAHGHSKGVIDRVRWVKETYPQVQVIGGNIATGAAAKALAEAGADAVKVGIGPGSICTTRIVAGVGVPQISAIANVAAALEGTGVPLIADGGIRFSGDLSKAIVAGASCVMMGSMFAGTEEAPGEVELFQGRSYKAYRGMGSLGAMAQAQGSSDRYFQDSSAGAEKLVPEGIEGRVPYKGALAAIIHQLMGGLRSSMGYTGSATIEEMRTKPEFVRITGAGMAESHVHDVQITKEAPNYRVG; from the coding sequence ATGCTGCGTATCAGCCAAGAAGCCCTGACCTTCGACGATATCCTCCTTGTACCTGGCTATTCCGAGGTACTGCCCAATGAAGTCAGTCTCAAGACCCGTTTGACCCGCGGCATCGAGCTGAACATTCCTCTGGTTTCCGCCGCCATGGATACCGTGACCGAAGCGCGCCTGGCCATCGCCATGGCCCAGGAAGGCGGCATCGGCATCATCCACAAGAACATGACCATCGAGCAGCAGGCTGCCGAAGTGCGCAAGGTCAAGAAGTTCGAGGCCGGCGTGGTCAAGGACCCGATCACCATCGACGCCGACGCCACCGTGCGTGACCTGTTCGACCTGACTCGCCTGAACAACATCTCCGGTGTTCCGGTGCTGGAGAACGGCGACCTGGTCGGTATCGTCACCTCCCGTGACGTGCGTTTCGAGAGCCGCCTGGACGCCAAGGTACGTGAAGTGATGACGCCCAAAGAGCGTCTGGTCACTGTGCGTGAAGGCGCCAACAAGAACGAAGTCCGCGAGCTGCTGCACAAGCACCGCCTGGAAAAAGTCCTGATCGTCGACGACAAGTTCAGCCTCAAGGGCATGATGACCGTCAAGGACATCGAAAAAGCCAAGGCCTACCCGCTGGCCAGCAAGGACGACCAAGGTCGCCTGCGTGTCGGTGCCGCGGTCGGTACCGGCAAGGACACCGGCGAGCGCGTTGCCGCCCTGGTGGCCGCCGGGGTTGACGTGGTGGTGGTCGACACCGCCCACGGCCACAGCAAAGGCGTGATCGATCGCGTTCGCTGGGTCAAGGAAACCTACCCGCAAGTCCAGGTGATCGGCGGCAACATCGCCACCGGCGCCGCTGCCAAGGCCCTGGCTGAAGCCGGCGCCGACGCGGTCAAGGTCGGTATCGGTCCTGGCTCCATCTGCACCACCCGTATCGTCGCCGGCGTCGGTGTGCCGCAGATCAGCGCCATCGCCAACGTCGCCGCCGCACTGGAAGGCACTGGCGTCCCGCTGATCGCCGACGGTGGCATCCGCTTCTCCGGTGACCTGTCCAAGGCCATCGTCGCTGGCGCCTCCTGCGTCATGATGGGTTCGATGTTCGCCGGCACCGAAGAGGCGCCGGGTGAGGTCGAGCTGTTCCAGGGCCGCTCCTACAAGGCTTACCGCGGCATGGGCTCGTTGGGCGCCATGGCACAGGCCCAGGGGTCCTCGGACCGTTACTTCCAGGACTCCTCGGCCGGCGCCGAGAAGCTGGTTCCGGAAGGCATCGAAGGCCGTGTGCCGTACAAGGGCGCCCTGGCTGCGATCATCCACCAACTGATGGGTGGCCTGCGTTCTTCCATGGGCTACACCGGCAGCGCGACCATCGAAGAGATGCGCACCAAGCCTGAATTCGTGCGCATCACCGGTGCCGGCATGGCCGAGTCCCACGTGCATGACGTGCAGATCACCAAAGAAGCCCCTAACTACCGCGTAGGCTAA
- a CDS encoding sugar ABC transporter ATPase: protein MNTQSIIVPKLSTVPVHEARARAILRWLVREKIVEEPLSTCGRTGNRMGYALAQGARKVALHPERLPFGEQVNGLEVMLKRCIYTPTEGFLEEAGCPECRREVGEPLFESLEEWMPGVSDNFTCPLCGFEDDINGFLFLQPCAFSNLGFIFNNWGEAGFTQAFLDSFADWLDQPVAVVQVKLPQG from the coding sequence ATGAACACCCAGAGCATCATCGTTCCCAAACTCTCCACTGTCCCGGTTCACGAAGCCCGCGCCCGGGCGATCCTGCGCTGGCTGGTGCGCGAGAAGATCGTCGAGGAGCCGCTCAGCACCTGTGGCCGCACCGGCAATCGCATGGGCTACGCCTTGGCCCAAGGCGCGCGCAAGGTGGCGCTGCACCCGGAACGACTCCCCTTCGGTGAGCAGGTCAACGGCCTGGAGGTGATGCTCAAGCGCTGTATCTATACGCCCACCGAAGGATTTCTCGAAGAGGCAGGCTGCCCAGAGTGCCGGCGCGAAGTTGGCGAGCCGCTGTTCGAGAGCCTGGAGGAGTGGATGCCTGGGGTGAGCGACAACTTCACCTGCCCGCTGTGTGGTTTCGAGGACGACATCAACGGGTTTCTCTTCCTGCAGCCGTGTGCCTTTTCCAACCTGGGCTTCATCTTCAACAACTGGGGCGAGGCCGGGTTCACCCAGGCCTTCCTCGACAGCTTCGCCGACTGGTTGGACCAACCGGTGGCGGTGGTGCAGGTAAAACTGCCGCAAGGCTGA